Proteins from a genomic interval of Oncorhynchus mykiss isolate Arlee chromosome 21, USDA_OmykA_1.1, whole genome shotgun sequence:
- the LOC110500707 gene encoding RNA-binding protein 4.1 isoform X4: protein MVKIFIGNLSPDTMAEELRSLFSQYGKVSECDIVKNFGFVHMKDKAEAEEAIKNLHHYELNGEQMNVEMSRGRPKATTKLHVGNINSSCTNQEMRAKFEEYGPVVECDIVKDYAFVHLERMEDAMEAISGLDNTAFQERS from the exons ATGGTGAAAATCTTCATTGGGAACTTGTCTCCAGACACCATGGCAGAGGAGCTGCGCTCCCTCTTCTCCCAGTATGGAAAGGTCTCTGAGTGTGACATCGTCAAGAACTTTGGCTTTGTGCACATGAAGGATAAAGCTGAAGCGGAGGAGGCCATCAAGAACCTCCACCACTATGAGCTCAACGGGGAGCAGATGAACGTGGAGATGAGCCGCGGCAGACCCAAAGCCACCACCAAGCTGCATGTGGGCAATATCAACAGCAGCTGCACCAACCAAGAGATGCGGGCCAAGTTTGAGGAGTACGGCCCTGTGGTGGAGTGTGACATAGTGAAGGACTACGCCTTTGTCCACTTGGAGCGTATGGAGGATGCCATGGAGGCCATCAGTGGGCTGGACAACACAGCCTTCCAAG aaagaaGTTGA
- the LOC110500707 gene encoding RNA-binding protein 4.1 isoform X1, protein MVKIFIGNLASGTTQDELRTLFSEYGKISECDIVKNFGFVHMKDKAEAEEAIKNLHHYELNGAQMNVEMSRGRPKSTTKLHVSNIPEGCTNEELKTKFEAYGPVVEADIVKDYAFVHMESVDDAMEAISGLDNTAFQGKLMSVKLSTSRLRTTPGMGERTGCYRCGQEGHWSKECPLDTSGNYREGAEPSSDPRFGGDCGYHRGLNFGVPGYSGSDPVYSGSYSPAHGFGGVPGYGRGAGYESTLSYGLPPGYGMSAAERSMARVYASEAAYGGSSWSHGVVPAYPVRRSSYEDRDPYGAVDFYEKYRARPYGASYFEERRSVPLPSPPFPSSSAIMRERLPPSSPDLYERCPLPSPPAPLSSSYSRDRSPFRRIPTEAYERARLSPVPSLPRRSAYDIPRDPYAERARYAY, encoded by the exons ATGGTGAAAATCTTCATTGGCAATCTCGCCTCCGGCACCACGCAGGACGAGCTACGCACTCTCTTCTCCGAGTATGGAAAGATATCTGAGTGTGATATTGTCAAGAACTTTGGCTTTGTGCACATGAAGGACAAAGCCGAAGCGGAGGAGGCCATCAAGAACCTCCACCACTATGAGCTCAACGGGGCTCAGATGAACGTGGAGATGAGCCGTGGCAGACCTAAGTCAACCACCAAGCTGCATGTCAGTAACATCCCAGAGGGTTGCACCAATGAGGAGCTGAAGACCAAGTTTGAGGCTTACGGCCCTGTGGTTGAGGCTGACATAGTGAAGGACTACGCCTTTGTCCACATGGAGTCTGTGGATGATGCCATGGAGGCCATCAGTGGGCTGGACAACACAGCCTTCCAAG GCAAACTGATGAGCGTGAAGCTTTCGACTAGCCGCCTGCGTACTACGCCGGGaatgggagagaggacaggttgtTATCGGTGCGGGCAGGAAGGCCACTGGTCCAAAGAGTGCCCGCTCGACACTTCGGGCAACTACAGAGAGGGTGCCGAGCCAAGCTCTGACCCTAGGTTCGGCGGTGACTGCGGTTATCACCGGGGCTTGAATTTCGGCGTTCCAGGTTACAGTGGCAGTGATCCAGTTTACAGTGGAAGCTATTCTCCCGCGCACGGCTTTGGCGGTGTGCCCGGGTATGGCAGGGGCGCAGGCTATGAAAGCACATTGAGTTACGGGCTTCCGCCGGGTTACGGAATGAGCGCCGCCGAACGTAGCATGGCACGGGTGTATGCCAGTGAGGCAGCGTACGGAGGCAGCAGCTGGAGCCACGGCGTGGTCCCAGCCTACCCTGTGCGCCGGTCATCGTATGAGGACCGTGATCCGTATGGTGCCGTGGACTTCTACGAGAAGTATCGGGCTCGCCCGTATGGAGCCAGTTATTTCGAAGAGCGCCGGTCTGTTCCTTTGCCCAGCCCACCGTTCCCTTCCTCCTCGGCCATAATGAGGGAGCGCCTGCCTCCCTCTAGCCCCGACCTATACGAGCGctgtcctctcccttctccaccagcccccctctcctcatcctACTCCCGCGACCGGAGCCCATTCCGGCGAATACCTACCGAGGCGTACGAGCGCGCGCGCCTCTCCCCGGTGCCCTCCCTCCCCAGAAGATCGGCTTACGACATCCCGCGGGACCCCTACGCCGAGCGGGCGCGATATGCTTACTAA
- the LOC110500707 gene encoding RNA-binding protein 4.1 isoform X2, which yields MVKIFIGNLSPDTMAEELRSLFSQYGKVSECDIVKNFGFVHMKDKAEAEEAIKNLHHYELNGEQMNVEMSRGRPKATTKLHVGNINSSCTNQEMRAKFEEYGPVVECDIVKDYAFVHLERMEDAMEAISGLDNTAFQGKLMSVKLSTSRLRTTPGMGERTGCYRCGQEGHWSKECPLDTSGNYREGAEPSSDPRFGGDCGYHRGLNFGVPGYSGSDPVYSGSYSPAHGFGGVPGYGRGAGYESTLSYGLPPGYGMSAAERSMARVYASEAAYGGSSWSHGVVPAYPVRRSSYEDRDPYGAVDFYEKYRARPYGASYFEERRSVPLPSPPFPSSSAIMRERLPPSSPDLYERCPLPSPPAPLSSSYSRDRSPFRRIPTEAYERARLSPVPSLPRRSAYDIPRDPYAERARYAY from the exons ATGGTGAAAATCTTCATTGGGAACTTGTCTCCAGACACCATGGCAGAGGAGCTGCGCTCCCTCTTCTCCCAGTATGGAAAGGTCTCTGAGTGTGACATCGTCAAGAACTTTGGCTTTGTGCACATGAAGGATAAAGCTGAAGCGGAGGAGGCCATCAAGAACCTCCACCACTATGAGCTCAACGGGGAGCAGATGAACGTGGAGATGAGCCGCGGCAGACCCAAAGCCACCACCAAGCTGCATGTGGGCAATATCAACAGCAGCTGCACCAACCAAGAGATGCGGGCCAAGTTTGAGGAGTACGGCCCTGTGGTGGAGTGTGACATAGTGAAGGACTACGCCTTTGTCCACTTGGAGCGTATGGAGGATGCCATGGAGGCCATCAGTGGGCTGGACAACACAGCCTTCCAAG GCAAACTGATGAGCGTGAAGCTTTCGACTAGCCGCCTGCGTACTACGCCGGGaatgggagagaggacaggttgtTATCGGTGCGGGCAGGAAGGCCACTGGTCCAAAGAGTGCCCGCTCGACACTTCGGGCAACTACAGAGAGGGTGCCGAGCCAAGCTCTGACCCTAGGTTCGGCGGTGACTGCGGTTATCACCGGGGCTTGAATTTCGGCGTTCCAGGTTACAGTGGCAGTGATCCAGTTTACAGTGGAAGCTATTCTCCCGCGCACGGCTTTGGCGGTGTGCCCGGGTATGGCAGGGGCGCAGGCTATGAAAGCACATTGAGTTACGGGCTTCCGCCGGGTTACGGAATGAGCGCCGCCGAACGTAGCATGGCACGGGTGTATGCCAGTGAGGCAGCGTACGGAGGCAGCAGCTGGAGCCACGGCGTGGTCCCAGCCTACCCTGTGCGCCGGTCATCGTATGAGGACCGTGATCCGTATGGTGCCGTGGACTTCTACGAGAAGTATCGGGCTCGCCCGTATGGAGCCAGTTATTTCGAAGAGCGCCGGTCTGTTCCTTTGCCCAGCCCACCGTTCCCTTCCTCCTCGGCCATAATGAGGGAGCGCCTGCCTCCCTCTAGCCCCGACCTATACGAGCGctgtcctctcccttctccaccagcccccctctcctcatcctACTCCCGCGACCGGAGCCCATTCCGGCGAATACCTACCGAGGCGTACGAGCGCGCGCGCCTCTCCCCGGTGCCCTCCCTCCCCAGAAGATCGGCTTACGACATCCCGCGGGACCCCTACGCCGAGCGGGCGCGATATGCTTACTAA
- the LOC110500707 gene encoding RNA-binding protein 4.1 isoform X3, whose translation MVKIFIGNLASGTTQDELRTLFSEYGKISECDIVKNFGFVHMKDKAEAEEAIKNLHHYELNGAQMNVEMSRGRPKSTTKLHVSNIPEGCTNEELKTKFEAYGPVVEADIVKDYAFVHMESVDDAMEAISGLDNTAFQGKLMSVQLSTSRLRTVPGMGAQTGCYVCGKQGHWSKDCPSGGQNGGSYSDRDDRPGGGPMRGRGRGFPRGFSRGGGGYPSGYGMPPRAAASDYMGGLGYSRASSYLGGPPPLSRRPSYGSAREYSADARDRYSGRLPSSYPERASAYERDHYSSVDYYEKYRARPYGSSYFEERRLGYIPPPPPPSSSLSRLSSSIDPYERRPLPPPSTAASYYLRDRSPIRRVAVASDSYGYERSRLSPVSSSRSSSYAVPRARDPYTDRARYAY comes from the exons ATGGTGAAAATCTTCATTGGCAATCTCGCCTCCGGCACCACGCAGGACGAGCTACGCACTCTCTTCTCCGAGTATGGAAAGATATCTGAGTGTGATATTGTCAAGAACTTTGGCTTTGTGCACATGAAGGACAAAGCCGAAGCGGAGGAGGCCATCAAGAACCTCCACCACTATGAGCTCAACGGGGCTCAGATGAACGTGGAGATGAGCCGTGGCAGACCTAAGTCAACCACCAAGCTGCATGTCAGTAACATCCCAGAGGGTTGCACCAATGAGGAGCTGAAGACCAAGTTTGAGGCTTACGGCCCTGTGGTTGAGGCTGACATAGTGAAGGACTACGCCTTTGTCCACATGGAGTCTGTGGATGATGCCATGGAGGCCATCAGTGGGCTGGACAACACAGCCTTCCAAG GCAAGCTGATGAGCGTACAACTGTCCACCAGTCGTCTGCGCACGGTCCCGGGAATGGGAGCTCAAACCGGCTGCTATGTCTGTGGGAAACAGGGTCACTGGTCGAAAGACTGCCCTAGCGGCGGTCAGAATGGCGGTAGCTACAGTGACCGCGATGACCGACCCGGGGGTGGCCCAATGAGGGGCCGCGGCAGGGGCTTCCCACGGGGTTTCAGCAGGGGTGGCGGTGGATACCCTAGTGGCTACGGGATGCCCCCGAGGGCTGCGGCATCCGACTACATGGGCGGGCTAGGGTATAGCAGAGCGTCCAGTTACCTGGGGGGGCCTCCCCCTCTGAGCCGTAGGCCTAGCTATGGCTCTGCTCGGGAGTACAGCGCAGATGCCAGGGATCGGTACAGCGGCAGGCTTCCGAGCTCCTATCCTGAGAGGGCATCGGCCTACGAGCGAGACCACTACAGCAGCGTTGACTATTACGAGAAGTACAGAGCACGGCCATACGGCTCAAGCTATTTTGAAGAGCGCCGCCTCGGCTATatcccacctccccctcccccctcttcctccctctcaagGCTCTCCTCTAGTATCGACCCGTACGAGCGCCGCCCGCTACCACCACCCTCGACGGCCGCCTCGTACTACTTGCGAGACCGCAGCCCGATCAGACGAGTGGCCGTCGCCTCTGACAGCTATGGTTACGAGCGCTCGCGGCTGTCCCCGGTGTCGTCCTCCAGAAGCTCTTCGTATGCCGTCCCGCGGGCCAGGGACCCCTACACCGATCGGGCACGCTATGCTTACTGA